The proteins below are encoded in one region of Micromonospora sp. DSM 45708:
- a CDS encoding class I SAM-dependent methyltransferase, which yields MTKDWYAWHRDYDQPGSALSRRLVEVRHRIVEALDAARPGPLRAVSLCAGQGRDLIPVLATHPRGRDVTARLVELDPRNTEPARRAAADAGLTGVEVVTGDASLTDRYADLAPADLVLACGIFGNIDDDDIRSTVRHCASLCATGGTVLWTRHRREPDLVPAICDWFAEEGFVPVAVSSPADGVGVGAHRFTGPPRPLAPGVRMFEFVGYDELEQR from the coding sequence GTGACGAAGGACTGGTACGCCTGGCACCGCGACTACGACCAGCCCGGTTCGGCGCTGTCCCGGCGGCTCGTCGAGGTGCGGCACCGGATCGTCGAGGCGCTGGACGCGGCGCGGCCGGGCCCGCTGCGCGCGGTCAGCCTCTGCGCCGGTCAGGGGCGCGACCTGATCCCGGTGCTCGCCACTCATCCCCGTGGCCGGGACGTGACCGCCCGCCTGGTCGAGTTGGACCCGCGCAACACCGAACCGGCCCGCCGGGCCGCCGCCGACGCGGGGCTGACCGGCGTGGAGGTGGTCACCGGCGACGCGTCCCTGACCGACCGCTACGCCGACCTGGCCCCGGCGGATCTGGTGCTGGCCTGCGGCATCTTCGGCAATATCGACGACGACGACATCCGGTCGACGGTGCGACACTGTGCGTCGCTCTGTGCCACCGGCGGCACCGTGCTGTGGACCCGGCACCGGCGGGAGCCGGACCTGGTGCCCGCCATCTGCGACTGGTTCGCCGAGGAGGGTTTCGTGCCGGTGGCGGTGAGCAGCCCGGCCGACGGGGTGGGCGTCGGCGCGCACCGCTTCACCGGCCCGCCCCGGCCGCTCGCCCCGGGTGTGCGGATGTTCGAGTTCGTGGGCTACGACGAGTTGGAGCAGCGATGA
- a CDS encoding sulfite oxidase — translation MTSVDDVSRPSRVAGPDEAISAEELQLAARNHGIPLEALRYDVTPAGLHYLLIHYDIPDVDPAGHTLTVSGAVGRPLRLDLAALRARPRVTRQVTLECAGNGRALLHPRPVSQPWLVEAVGNAEWTGTPLAPLLREAGLSADAVDVVFTGADHGVERGVEQDYERALPVADALREEVLLAYEMNGAPLLPQHGAPLRLIVPGWYGMAHVKWLRDIRVTTEPFDGYQNAVAYRLRRDAVDPGVPVTRIEPRALVRPPGFPDFMSRTRVLRPGPCTVDGRAWSGHAPVTSVEVTFDGGDTWTPARLEEPTGGGWAWRRWSVAWTATPGRYVLGARATDASGRTQPVEQPWNRGGFANNLVQRVEVVVPAE, via the coding sequence ATGACCTCTGTGGACGACGTCAGCCGCCCCTCGCGGGTCGCCGGGCCGGACGAGGCGATCAGCGCCGAGGAGCTCCAGCTCGCCGCGCGCAACCACGGCATCCCGCTGGAGGCGTTGCGGTACGACGTGACGCCGGCGGGCCTGCACTACCTGCTCATCCACTACGACATCCCGGACGTGGACCCGGCCGGGCACACGCTGACCGTGTCCGGGGCGGTCGGTCGTCCGCTCCGGCTGGACCTGGCGGCGCTGCGCGCGCGACCCCGGGTCACCCGGCAGGTCACGCTGGAGTGCGCCGGCAACGGGCGGGCGTTGCTGCATCCGCGTCCGGTCAGCCAGCCCTGGCTCGTGGAGGCGGTGGGCAACGCCGAGTGGACGGGTACCCCGCTGGCTCCGCTGCTGCGCGAGGCCGGCCTGTCCGCCGACGCGGTCGACGTGGTGTTCACCGGCGCCGACCACGGGGTGGAGCGGGGCGTCGAGCAGGACTACGAACGGGCGCTGCCGGTGGCCGACGCGCTGCGCGAGGAGGTGCTGCTGGCGTACGAGATGAACGGCGCTCCGTTGCTGCCGCAGCACGGCGCCCCGCTGCGGCTGATCGTGCCCGGCTGGTACGGCATGGCGCACGTCAAGTGGCTGCGCGACATTCGGGTGACGACCGAGCCGTTCGACGGTTACCAGAACGCGGTGGCCTACCGGCTGCGGCGGGACGCCGTCGACCCGGGCGTGCCGGTGACCCGGATCGAGCCGCGCGCGCTGGTGCGCCCGCCCGGCTTCCCGGACTTCATGTCCCGGACGCGGGTGCTGCGGCCGGGGCCGTGCACGGTGGACGGTCGCGCCTGGTCGGGGCACGCGCCGGTGACGTCGGTCGAGGTGACGTTCGACGGCGGCGACACCTGGACGCCGGCGCGCCTGGAGGAGCCCACCGGGGGCGGATGGGCGTGGCGTCGATGGTCGGTGGCGTGGACGGCGACGCCGGGGCGGTACGTGCTGGGGGCGCGGGCGACGGACGCCTCCGGGCGGACCCAGCCGGTCGAGCAGCCGTGGAACCGGGGTGGGTTCGCGAACAACCTGGTGCAGCGCGTCGAGGTGGTCGTGCCGGCGGAGTGA
- a CDS encoding DUF2469 domain-containing protein translates to MSAEDLEKYETEMELQLYREYRDIVRQFSYVVETERRFYLANQVDLHVRNSDGEVYFEVEMHDAWVWDMYRPARFVKNVRVMTFKDVNVEELEKPDISLPADSGFGG, encoded by the coding sequence ATGAGCGCGGAAGATCTCGAGAAGTACGAGACCGAGATGGAGCTGCAGCTCTACCGGGAGTACCGCGACATTGTCCGCCAGTTCTCCTACGTGGTGGAGACCGAGCGCCGTTTCTACCTGGCCAATCAGGTGGACCTGCACGTCCGCAACTCCGACGGTGAGGTCTACTTCGAGGTCGAGATGCACGACGCCTGGGTGTGGGACATGTACCGCCCTGCCCGGTTCGTCAAGAACGTCCGAGTAATGACGTTCAAGGACGTCAATGTGGAAGAGCTCGAAAAGCCCGACATCTCGCTTCCCGCAGATTCCGGCTTCGGCGGCTGA
- a CDS encoding ribonuclease HII: MLTPPRTVVRRDGGLYALERALQRRGFRHVAGADEAGRGACAGPLVAAAAVLPEGRRGEIDELADSKLLTPAARERVYHEVVARALAYAVVIIPAEEVDARGLHVCNLAAMRRALASLDTRPDYVLTDGFGVDGLDVPGLAVWKGDRVAACVAAASVLAKVTRDRLMVELDGSFPGYGFAEHKGYITAEHSAALRERGPCREHRFSYVNVAAVSGRDGRPPRARRPSAGEPGMTLPGASTGRRDEPMEYSGAPGGTVGVALGEQPRPPASVGEDVVMEGGVR; encoded by the coding sequence GTGTTGACCCCGCCGCGCACCGTGGTGCGCCGGGACGGTGGCCTCTACGCGTTGGAGCGGGCGCTGCAACGGCGGGGCTTCCGGCACGTGGCGGGCGCCGACGAGGCCGGCCGGGGCGCCTGCGCCGGGCCGCTGGTGGCCGCCGCCGCGGTGTTGCCCGAGGGGCGGCGCGGCGAGATCGACGAGCTGGCCGACTCGAAGCTGCTCACCCCGGCGGCCCGCGAGCGGGTCTACCACGAGGTGGTGGCCCGCGCCCTGGCGTACGCCGTGGTGATCATCCCGGCCGAGGAGGTCGACGCGCGCGGGCTGCACGTGTGCAACCTGGCGGCGATGCGCCGGGCGCTCGCCTCGCTCGACACCCGCCCGGACTACGTGCTGACCGACGGCTTCGGGGTGGACGGGCTCGACGTGCCGGGGCTGGCGGTCTGGAAGGGGGACCGGGTGGCTGCCTGTGTCGCGGCGGCGAGCGTGCTCGCCAAGGTCACCCGGGACCGCCTCATGGTGGAGCTGGACGGGAGCTTCCCCGGCTACGGTTTCGCCGAGCACAAGGGGTACATCACCGCCGAGCACAGCGCGGCGCTGCGGGAGCGGGGGCCCTGCCGGGAACACCGTTTCTCGTACGTGAACGTGGCGGCCGTCTCCGGGCGGGACGGCCGGCCGCCGCGGGCCCGCCGGCCGTCCGCCGGGGAGCCCGGCATGACGCTGCCCGGGGCGTCCACCGGGCGGCGGGACGAGCCGATGGAGTACTCCGGCGCGCCAGGGGGTACCGTCGGCGTGGCGTTGGGCGAGCAGCCTCGACCTCCGGCGTCGGTGGGGGAAGATGTGGTCATGGAAGGCGGAGTGCGATGA
- a CDS encoding NUDIX hydrolase, with protein sequence MTVYTPRRAARVLLIDADDRVLLFEGSDPGRPGHRYWFTPGGGLDPGETPAQGAARELAEETGLRLTPTELGAPIWSETVEFPFDGVWYRQEQEFFLVRVPGWAVDTAGFNEVERASVHGHRWWVVTELATSTERYYPPDLPDRLGPVLAGGAGC encoded by the coding sequence GTGACCGTCTACACCCCTCGTCGCGCGGCCCGGGTGCTGCTGATCGACGCCGACGACCGGGTGCTGCTGTTCGAGGGCAGCGATCCGGGTCGGCCGGGGCACCGCTACTGGTTCACCCCCGGCGGTGGGCTCGACCCGGGGGAGACCCCGGCGCAGGGCGCGGCGCGGGAGTTGGCCGAGGAGACCGGCCTCCGGCTCACCCCGACCGAGCTGGGCGCGCCGATCTGGTCCGAGACCGTCGAGTTCCCGTTCGACGGCGTCTGGTACCGCCAGGAGCAGGAGTTCTTCCTCGTCCGGGTGCCCGGCTGGGCGGTCGACACCGCCGGCTTCAACGAGGTCGAGCGGGCCAGCGTGCACGGGCACCGCTGGTGGGTGGTGACCGAGCTGGCCACCTCCACCGAGCGCTACTACCCGCCCGACCTGCCCGACCGGCTCGGCCCGGTGCTGGCCGGGGGTGCCGGGTGTTGA
- the lepB gene encoding signal peptidase I, whose product MIDEQTEKPRSSFWKELPILLGVAILVAVLVRAFVLQTFFIPSPSMENTLAIDDRVLVNKLVYDFRSPHRGEVIVFKAPTEWSGNPDGEDFIKRVIGVGGDHVVCCDRTGGQERLVINGKPIDEPFVFPGNKPADQDFDITVPKGRLWVMGDHREASGDSLEHWQQSGEDITEATIPEGEVVGRAFTIFWPVDRATWLTVPKQFDGIPNP is encoded by the coding sequence GTGATTGACGAGCAGACCGAAAAGCCGCGCAGCTCCTTCTGGAAGGAGCTGCCCATCCTCCTGGGTGTGGCGATCCTGGTCGCAGTGCTGGTTCGTGCCTTCGTGCTGCAGACCTTCTTCATCCCGTCCCCGTCCATGGAGAACACTCTCGCGATCGACGATCGGGTGCTGGTCAACAAGCTGGTCTACGACTTCCGCTCGCCGCACCGGGGTGAGGTGATCGTCTTCAAGGCGCCCACCGAGTGGAGCGGCAACCCCGACGGCGAGGACTTCATCAAGCGGGTGATCGGCGTCGGTGGCGACCACGTGGTCTGCTGCGACCGCACCGGCGGCCAGGAGCGGCTGGTCATCAACGGCAAGCCGATCGACGAGCCGTTCGTCTTCCCCGGCAACAAGCCCGCCGACCAGGACTTCGACATCACCGTGCCGAAGGGTCGGCTGTGGGTGATGGGCGACCACCGGGAGGCCTCCGGCGACTCGCTGGAGCACTGGCAGCAGTCCGGTGAGGACATCACCGAGGCCACCATCCCGGAGGGCGAGGTCGTCGGCCGGGCCTTCACCATCTTCTGGCCGGTCGACCGGGCCACCTGGCTCACCGTGCCCAAGCAGTTCGACGGCATTCCCAATCCCTGA
- the lepB gene encoding signal peptidase I, with translation MVQMLDEDGTVDPWRRRARRSRRQMPLWQELPLLLVVAFCLAVLIRTFLLQAFFIPSGSMENTLLIGDRVLVNKVVYDMRDPVRGEVVVFRGTDRWVAQETPAPPTNLAGKVGRTLGDLVGVSRPGEKDFIKRVIGVPGDKVWCCDKGRVVVNGTPLEEQAYVSEDSPVDLPPNPKECRSRQFTEVVVPPGQIFVMGDHRLVSQDARCQGPVPIDNVVGRAFMIVWPSQRWTSLPVPETFAGLPRAEAAPARPVPVDPDPLGGVVLILPVTATLAVLPGSGRPRRTGGRRLLP, from the coding sequence ATGGTGCAGATGCTTGACGAGGACGGCACCGTCGATCCCTGGCGCCGGCGGGCCCGGCGTTCCCGGCGGCAGATGCCGCTCTGGCAGGAGCTGCCGCTGCTGCTCGTCGTGGCGTTCTGCCTCGCGGTGCTGATCCGCACGTTCCTGCTCCAGGCCTTCTTCATCCCGTCCGGGTCGATGGAGAACACGCTGCTCATCGGCGACCGGGTGCTGGTCAACAAGGTCGTCTACGACATGCGCGACCCGGTCCGCGGCGAGGTCGTGGTGTTCCGGGGCACGGACCGCTGGGTCGCCCAGGAGACGCCGGCCCCGCCGACCAACCTCGCCGGCAAGGTCGGCCGCACGCTCGGCGACCTCGTCGGGGTCAGCCGCCCCGGCGAGAAGGACTTCATCAAGCGCGTCATCGGGGTGCCCGGCGACAAGGTCTGGTGCTGCGACAAGGGCCGCGTGGTGGTCAACGGCACGCCGCTGGAGGAGCAGGCGTACGTCTCCGAGGACTCCCCGGTGGACCTCCCACCCAATCCGAAGGAGTGCCGCTCCCGGCAGTTCACCGAGGTGGTGGTGCCGCCGGGGCAGATCTTCGTGATGGGCGACCACCGGCTGGTGTCGCAGGACGCCCGCTGCCAGGGGCCGGTGCCGATCGACAACGTGGTCGGCCGGGCCTTCATGATCGTCTGGCCGTCGCAGCGGTGGACCAGCCTGCCCGTGCCGGAGACGTTCGCGGGCCTGCCCCGCGCGGAGGCCGCGCCGGCCCGGCCGGTCCCGGTCGATCCCGACCCGCTGGGGGGAGTCGTCCTGATCCTTCCGGTCACGGCCACGCTGGCCGTTCTCCCGGGTTCGGGGCGACCGCGCCGCACCGGTGGACGTAGGCTCCTCCCGTGA
- the rplS gene encoding 50S ribosomal protein L19 — protein MNILDALDAQSKRADLPDFRAGDTVKVHARVVEGSRSRVQIFQGVVIRRQGDGLRETFSVRKISFGVGVERTYPLNSPGIDRIEIVTRGDVRRAKLYYLRELRGKKAKIKELREKQPTN, from the coding sequence ATGAACATCCTGGACGCCCTTGACGCCCAGTCGAAGCGCGCCGACCTGCCTGACTTCCGTGCCGGTGACACCGTCAAGGTGCACGCGCGGGTCGTCGAGGGCAGCCGGTCCCGGGTCCAGATCTTCCAGGGCGTGGTCATCCGTCGCCAGGGTGACGGCCTGCGCGAGACCTTCTCGGTCCGCAAGATCAGCTTCGGCGTCGGCGTGGAGCGCACCTACCCGCTGAACAGCCCGGGCATCGACCGGATCGAGATCGTGACCCGCGGTGACGTGCGGCGCGCCAAGCTCTACTACCTGCGCGAGCTGCGGGGCAAGAAGGCCAAGATCAAGGAGCTGCGGGAGAAGCAGCCGACGAACTGA
- the trmD gene encoding tRNA (guanosine(37)-N1)-methyltransferase TrmD encodes MRVDIVSIFPEYFAPLDLSLIGKARANGLLRLAVHDLRTWTHDVHRTVDDTPYGGGPGMVMRPEPWGEALDALAPDELSPDGHTLPRLLVPSPAGVPFTQAMAHRLATESHLLFACGRYEGIDQRVLDHAATRMPVTEVSLGDYVLFGGEVAVLVILEAVTRLLPGVLGNAGSLDEESHAHGLLEAPLYTKPATWRDLDVPEVLRSGDHARIARWRRDEALRRTAARRPDMVGALAPERLDQRDRAALDRGGFQPSAGHVAK; translated from the coding sequence ATGCGCGTCGACATCGTGTCGATCTTCCCGGAGTACTTCGCCCCGCTGGACCTCTCGCTGATCGGCAAGGCCCGTGCGAACGGGCTGCTGCGGCTGGCCGTACACGATCTGCGGACCTGGACCCACGACGTGCACCGCACGGTGGACGACACGCCCTACGGCGGCGGTCCCGGCATGGTCATGCGGCCGGAGCCGTGGGGTGAGGCGCTGGACGCGCTGGCCCCCGACGAGCTGAGCCCGGACGGCCATACGCTGCCCCGGCTGCTCGTCCCGTCGCCGGCCGGCGTCCCGTTCACGCAGGCGATGGCGCACCGGTTGGCCACCGAGTCGCACCTGCTCTTCGCCTGCGGCCGGTACGAGGGCATCGACCAGCGGGTGCTCGACCACGCGGCGACCCGGATGCCGGTGACCGAGGTCTCGCTCGGCGACTACGTGCTGTTCGGCGGCGAGGTGGCCGTGCTGGTCATCCTGGAGGCGGTCACCCGGCTGCTGCCCGGGGTGCTCGGCAACGCCGGTTCGCTGGACGAGGAGTCGCACGCGCACGGGCTGCTGGAGGCCCCGCTCTACACGAAGCCGGCGACCTGGCGCGACCTCGACGTGCCGGAGGTGCTCCGTTCCGGCGACCACGCCCGGATCGCCCGCTGGCGACGCGACGAGGCGCTGCGACGGACGGCGGCCCGCCGCCCCGACATGGTCGGCGCGCTCGCCCCGGAGCGCCTGGACCAGCGGGACCGGGCGGCGCTGGACCGGGGTGGGTTTCAGCCTTCCGCGGGGCATGTGGCAAAGTAG
- the rimM gene encoding ribosome maturation factor RimM (Essential for efficient processing of 16S rRNA): MLLVVGRIGKPHGIRGEVTVEVRTDEPEARFAPGSVLVTEPGVVPAEPGAWRVPPTLTVESARWHQGRLLVVFSGVLGRDVAEALRNTLVGVDSADVAEPADPEEFHDHQLVGLAVVTRDGERLGEVDRIDHAPASDLLVVRRPAGQPVLVPFVKAIVPEVDLAGGRVVVDLPGGLLDL; encoded by the coding sequence ATGCTTCTCGTCGTCGGCCGGATCGGCAAACCGCACGGCATCCGCGGTGAGGTCACCGTGGAGGTGCGGACCGATGAGCCCGAAGCACGGTTCGCCCCCGGTTCGGTACTGGTTACCGAGCCGGGGGTGGTGCCGGCCGAGCCCGGCGCCTGGCGGGTGCCGCCGACGCTGACCGTGGAGTCGGCGCGCTGGCACCAGGGCCGTCTGCTGGTCGTGTTCTCCGGCGTCCTGGGTCGCGACGTCGCCGAGGCGCTGCGCAACACGCTTGTCGGCGTGGACAGCGCCGACGTCGCCGAGCCGGCTGACCCGGAGGAGTTCCACGACCACCAGTTGGTCGGGCTCGCCGTGGTCACCCGGGACGGGGAGCGGCTCGGCGAGGTGGACCGCATCGACCACGCCCCCGCCTCCGACCTGTTGGTGGTGCGGCGTCCGGCGGGGCAGCCCGTCCTCGTTCCGTTCGTCAAGGCGATCGTGCCCGAGGTGGATCTCGCCGGCGGCCGTGTCGTCGTCGACCTGCCCGGCGGTTTGCTCGACCTCTAG
- a CDS encoding RNA-binding protein → MALRPALEHLVKGIVDHPDDVRVRMVDSRRGKRLEVRVHPEDLGTVIGRSGRTAKALRQVIGSIGGRGVRVDIVDSY, encoded by the coding sequence ATGGCGCTGCGTCCCGCCCTGGAGCACCTGGTCAAGGGGATCGTCGACCACCCGGACGACGTCCGGGTGCGGATGGTCGATTCCCGTCGGGGCAAGCGGCTCGAGGTCCGCGTGCACCCGGAGGATCTCGGCACGGTGATCGGGCGGTCCGGACGGACCGCCAAGGCACTGCGCCAGGTGATCGGCTCCATCGGCGGACGTGGAGTACGCGTCGACATCGTCGACTCGTACTGA
- the rpsP gene encoding 30S ribosomal protein S16, which yields MAVKIRLLRMGKIRNPQYRIVVADSRTKRDGRAIEFVGVYQPKEDPSVIEVRSERVQYWLSVGAQPSEAVQRLLELTGDWQKFKGLPAPPPLKVAPERADRKAAYEAEAKAAAGVADTPAKPAKKAAKTEAAKPEAEAPKAEEPKAEAQTGAESGEQA from the coding sequence GTGGCCGTAAAGATCCGGCTCCTGCGGATGGGCAAGATCCGCAACCCGCAGTACCGCATCGTCGTCGCCGACTCGCGCACCAAGCGTGACGGTCGCGCGATCGAGTTCGTCGGTGTGTACCAGCCGAAGGAAGACCCTTCGGTGATCGAGGTCCGGTCGGAGCGGGTCCAGTACTGGCTGTCGGTCGGCGCTCAGCCGAGCGAGGCCGTGCAGCGTCTGCTGGAGCTGACCGGTGACTGGCAGAAGTTCAAGGGCCTGCCGGCCCCGCCGCCGCTGAAGGTCGCCCCGGAGCGGGCCGACCGCAAGGCGGCGTACGAGGCCGAGGCCAAGGCCGCCGCCGGCGTGGCGGACACCCCGGCCAAGCCGGCCAAGAAGGCCGCCAAGACGGAGGCCGCGAAGCCCGAGGCCGAGGCGCCGAAGGCGGAGGAGCCGAAGGCCGAGGCGCAGACCGGCGCCGAGTCCGGCGAGCAGGCCTGA
- a CDS encoding DUF402 domain-containing protein, translating to MRFEPGRLVLHRNVRHGRIGWVRTARVVADDERGLLLWVPRDAPVAHEVTAAGLGMRAVPFTEWITSSYRLAVGTWNGPPVLKFLPAGADHSVWWFSDERGRFKNWYVNLEESGVRWDDGAVAGVDMVDQDLDVVVHPDLTWEWKDEDEFAERLAFPEYYWVTDEKAVRAEGERVIRIAEAGEFPFDGTWHDFTPPAEWDVPDELPPGWDRPPAR from the coding sequence GTGCGCTTCGAACCCGGCCGGTTGGTACTGCACCGCAACGTGCGGCACGGACGGATCGGGTGGGTGCGGACGGCCCGCGTGGTCGCCGACGACGAGCGCGGGCTGCTGCTCTGGGTGCCCCGCGACGCGCCGGTGGCGCACGAGGTGACCGCCGCCGGGCTGGGCATGCGCGCGGTGCCGTTCACCGAGTGGATCACCTCGTCGTACCGGCTGGCGGTCGGCACCTGGAACGGGCCGCCGGTGCTCAAGTTCCTGCCCGCCGGCGCCGACCACTCGGTGTGGTGGTTCTCCGACGAGCGGGGCCGGTTCAAGAACTGGTACGTCAACCTGGAGGAGTCCGGCGTCCGCTGGGACGACGGCGCGGTGGCCGGGGTCGACATGGTGGACCAGGATCTCGACGTGGTGGTCCACCCGGACCTGACCTGGGAGTGGAAGGACGAGGACGAGTTCGCCGAGCGGCTCGCCTTCCCGGAGTACTACTGGGTGACCGACGAGAAGGCGGTGCGCGCGGAGGGCGAGCGGGTGATCCGGATCGCCGAGGCGGGCGAGTTCCCGTTCGACGGGACGTGGCACGACTTCACGCCGCCCGCGGAGTGGGACGTTCCGGACGAGCTGCCGCCCGGCTGGGACCGCCCGCCGGCACGCTGA
- the proS gene encoding proline--tRNA ligase, with protein sequence MARVLTPRAEDFPRWYQDLIAKAKLADNGPVRGTMVIRPAGYAIWERMQAEMDARIKAAGAENAYFPLFIPESYLKREAEHVEGFSPELAVVTHGGGKQLAEPVVVRPTSETVIGEFMAKWIDSYRDLPLLLNQWANVVRWELRPRIFLRTSEFLWQEGHTAHATREDARAYARRILHEAYEDLMVNVLGIPVVVGLKTARERFAGATATYTCEGMMGDGKALQLGTSHELGQNFAKAFDISYSSAEGGREHAWTTSWGTSTRMLGGLIMCHGDDNGLRVPPKLAPVQAYVMIVKDGEGVGEAAAKLRDALRDAGVRVALDDRTDTAFGRRAVDAELRGYPVRVEVGPRDLAAGNAVVVRRTDGSKAPTPVADVVGAVLAALEADQRALHDQALEFRRSRTVDVSTLAEAIEASATGWARVPWSAVGVEGEAEANGQGVTVRCLLRADGSVPDSEDEPDLVAVLARAY encoded by the coding sequence ATGGCACGCGTGCTCACTCCCCGTGCGGAGGACTTTCCCCGCTGGTACCAGGACCTGATCGCCAAGGCGAAGCTGGCCGACAACGGCCCGGTTCGGGGCACCATGGTCATCCGACCGGCCGGCTACGCCATCTGGGAGCGGATGCAGGCCGAGATGGACGCCCGGATCAAGGCGGCCGGCGCGGAGAACGCGTACTTCCCGCTCTTCATCCCGGAGAGCTACCTCAAGCGCGAGGCCGAGCACGTCGAGGGCTTCTCGCCGGAGCTGGCCGTGGTCACCCACGGCGGCGGCAAGCAGCTCGCCGAGCCGGTGGTGGTGCGCCCCACCAGCGAGACGGTCATCGGCGAGTTCATGGCCAAGTGGATCGACTCGTACCGGGACCTGCCGCTGCTGCTCAACCAGTGGGCGAACGTGGTCCGGTGGGAGCTGCGCCCGCGGATCTTCCTGCGCACCAGCGAGTTCCTCTGGCAGGAGGGGCACACCGCGCACGCGACGCGGGAGGACGCCCGCGCCTACGCGCGGCGGATCCTGCACGAGGCGTACGAGGATCTGATGGTCAACGTGCTGGGCATCCCGGTGGTGGTCGGCCTGAAGACCGCCCGGGAGCGCTTCGCCGGCGCCACCGCCACGTACACGTGCGAGGGCATGATGGGCGACGGCAAGGCGCTCCAGCTCGGCACCAGCCACGAGCTGGGCCAGAACTTCGCCAAGGCGTTCGACATCAGCTACTCGTCGGCCGAGGGCGGCCGGGAGCACGCGTGGACCACCTCCTGGGGCACCTCGACCCGGATGCTCGGTGGCCTGATCATGTGCCACGGCGACGACAACGGGCTGCGGGTGCCGCCGAAGCTGGCGCCGGTCCAGGCGTACGTGATGATCGTCAAGGACGGCGAGGGCGTGGGCGAGGCGGCGGCCAAGCTGCGTGACGCGCTGCGCGACGCCGGCGTGCGGGTGGCGCTCGACGACCGGACCGACACCGCGTTCGGCCGCCGCGCCGTCGACGCGGAGCTGCGCGGCTACCCGGTCCGCGTCGAGGTCGGCCCGCGCGACCTGGCCGCCGGCAACGCGGTGGTGGTCCGGCGTACGGACGGCTCGAAGGCTCCCACGCCGGTGGCCGACGTGGTCGGCGCGGTGCTGGCCGCGCTGGAGGCCGACCAGCGGGCGCTGCACGACCAGGCGCTGGAGTTCCGCCGGTCCCGCACCGTCGACGTGTCGACGCTGGCCGAGGCGATCGAGGCCTCCGCCACCGGTTGGGCGCGCGTGCCGTGGTCGGCGGTCGGCGTCGAGGGCGAGGCCGAGGCGAACGGCCAGGGCGTCACGGTGCGCTGCCTGCTCCGCGCCGACGGCTCGGTGCCCGACTCCGAGGACGAGCCGGATCTGGTGGCCGTCCTCGCCCGCGCCTACTGA
- a CDS encoding TetR/AcrR family transcriptional regulator, with amino-acid sequence MGEARNAIVEAARAQTVACGWDGVRMGAVAEAAGVSRQTVYNEFGTKAGLAEALARREVDRFVGDVRAALGEHGADVRAAAYAAIRRTLAAAADNPLVKAILTSARGGSDELLPYLTTRSELVLTESTTALREWAGCHLPDADPAALAFAADSVVRLVVSHIVLPRAPVDETAGKLADLAVHLFLAAAPPR; translated from the coding sequence ATGGGTGAGGCACGGAACGCGATCGTGGAGGCCGCCCGGGCGCAGACCGTGGCCTGCGGCTGGGACGGCGTACGGATGGGCGCGGTGGCCGAGGCCGCCGGCGTCAGCCGGCAGACGGTCTACAACGAGTTCGGCACCAAAGCCGGCCTGGCCGAGGCGCTGGCCCGACGCGAGGTGGACCGCTTCGTCGGCGACGTCCGGGCCGCGCTCGGCGAGCACGGCGCCGACGTGCGCGCGGCGGCGTACGCGGCGATCCGCCGCACGCTCGCCGCCGCCGCCGACAACCCGCTGGTCAAGGCGATCCTGACCAGCGCCCGGGGCGGCTCGGACGAGCTGCTGCCCTACCTGACCACCCGCTCCGAGCTGGTGCTCACCGAGTCGACCACGGCGCTGCGGGAGTGGGCCGGTTGCCACCTGCCCGACGCCGACCCGGCGGCGCTGGCGTTCGCGGCGGACAGCGTGGTGCGCCTGGTGGTGAGCCACATCGTGCTGCCCCGGGCCCCGGTGGACGAGACCGCCGGCAAGCTGGCCGACCTGGCCGTCCACCTCTTCCTGGCCGCCGCCCCACCGCGCTGA